One Paraburkholderia sp. IMGN_8 DNA window includes the following coding sequences:
- a CDS encoding TIGR01244 family sulfur transferase, with protein sequence MDIKKLTAELAVSQQIAASDLRAIADAGFRAVVCNRPDGEGSDQPNFSEIEAAAREQGIETRYLPIESGKVGDGEAAQFGELMQGLPKPVLAYCRTGMRAATLWALSEAPRRALPDIVAAAKAAGYDLSALARRIANGGKVPVEIAVASHDVVIIGAGAAGVAAAASLLARDRNLDIAIIDPADVHYYQPGWTMVGAGVFDPETTAREMAAVLPRKVHWIKAAVAAFEPEKNSVVLEGCRVVSYRQLIVCPGLKLDWHAIDGLPETLGQNGVTSNYRYDLAPYTWQLVRKLRGGRALFTQPPMPIKCAGAPQKAMYLSSDHWRRSGRLEQIDVQFFNAGAVLFGVADYVPALMEYVRRYDIALNFGFNLSAIDGPAKRAIFRRTLENGSVESVTSEFDMIHVVPPQKAPDFIRVSSLADKAGWVDVDQATLRHKTYSNVFALGDAANTPNAKTAAAARKQAPVVAHNVLAALGKVRGEAAYDGYGSCPLTVERGKIVLAEFLYGGKVAPTLPSWLIDGKHPSRLAWLLKERILPPLYWQGMLKGREWMAQPELVG encoded by the coding sequence ATGGACATCAAGAAACTGACGGCTGAACTGGCGGTATCACAACAGATTGCCGCATCCGACCTGCGTGCGATCGCGGACGCTGGCTTTCGCGCTGTCGTCTGCAATCGCCCCGACGGCGAAGGTTCCGACCAGCCCAACTTTAGCGAGATCGAGGCGGCGGCCCGTGAACAGGGCATCGAGACCCGCTACCTGCCAATCGAGTCCGGCAAGGTCGGCGATGGCGAGGCTGCACAGTTCGGCGAACTGATGCAGGGACTGCCGAAACCGGTGCTCGCCTATTGCCGCACCGGGATGCGTGCCGCGACGCTGTGGGCGCTGTCCGAAGCGCCCCGCCGGGCGTTGCCGGACATCGTCGCCGCTGCCAAGGCAGCAGGCTACGATTTGTCTGCGCTGGCGCGGCGTATCGCCAACGGCGGCAAGGTGCCCGTCGAAATCGCCGTGGCCAGTCACGATGTTGTGATCATCGGCGCGGGCGCCGCCGGCGTGGCGGCAGCCGCGAGCTTGCTCGCGCGCGACCGCAACCTCGACATCGCGATCATCGACCCCGCCGACGTCCACTATTACCAGCCAGGTTGGACCATGGTCGGAGCCGGTGTGTTCGATCCCGAGACCACCGCCCGCGAGATGGCCGCCGTGCTCCCGCGCAAGGTGCACTGGATCAAGGCCGCGGTGGCTGCGTTCGAGCCGGAAAAGAATTCGGTTGTTCTCGAAGGATGCCGGGTGGTGAGCTACAGGCAGCTCATCGTTTGTCCGGGACTGAAGCTGGACTGGCATGCTATCGACGGGTTGCCGGAAACCCTTGGTCAGAACGGCGTGACGTCCAACTATCGCTACGATCTTGCGCCCTATACCTGGCAGCTCGTGCGCAAGCTCAGGGGAGGGCGCGCGCTGTTCACCCAGCCGCCGATGCCGATCAAATGCGCCGGGGCGCCGCAAAAGGCGATGTATCTGTCCTCGGATCACTGGCGGCGTTCAGGCCGGCTCGAGCAGATAGATGTCCAGTTCTTCAATGCCGGGGCTGTGTTGTTCGGCGTGGCCGACTATGTCCCGGCATTGATGGAGTACGTCAGGCGTTACGACATCGCGCTGAACTTCGGCTTCAACCTGAGTGCGATAGACGGGCCGGCCAAGCGCGCGATATTCAGGCGCACACTCGAGAACGGCAGCGTGGAATCGGTGACCAGTGAGTTCGACATGATCCACGTGGTACCACCACAGAAGGCACCGGACTTCATCCGCGTCAGTTCGCTGGCCGATAAGGCGGGCTGGGTCGACGTCGACCAGGCGACGCTGCGCCACAAGACCTACTCAAACGTCTTCGCGCTCGGCGATGCCGCGAACACGCCAAATGCGAAAACCGCCGCCGCCGCGCGCAAGCAGGCACCAGTCGTCGCCCATAACGTGCTTGCCGCTCTCGGGAAGGTCCGGGGCGAGGCAGCATACGACGGTTATGGATCATGCCCGCTGACCGTCGAACGCGGCAAGATCGTGCTCGCGGAATTCCTCTATGGCGGGAAGGTCGCGCCGACGCTGCCGTCCTGGCTGATCGACGGCAAGCACCCGTCGCGCCTTGCGTGGTTGCTGAAGGAGCGCATCCTGCCGCCGCTTTACTGGCAGGGGATGCTCAAGGGGCGCGAGTGGATGGCGCAGCCTGAACTCGTGGGCTAA
- a CDS encoding sulfite exporter TauE/SafE family protein, producing the protein MLTSLILGAIVGAVLGLTGAGGGILAVPALVAGMGWPMQQATPVALVAVAGSAAIGALEAFRQRLVRYRAALFMAAAGVPLTSLGVRLAHALPQRVLLALFATVMLVVAGRLLSQALRRARPDSADSRFCVGHINPDTGRLIWSWTTGAALAATGALTGLMTGLLGVGGGFIIVPMLRKLTNVSMHGIVATSLMVIALVGSGGVVATVLHGAPLPLELTLWFSLATAAGMVTGRLASHRLSALHVQVGFAGVLICVALGMMAKAALGG; encoded by the coding sequence ATGCTAACTTCACTTATCCTCGGTGCCATCGTTGGCGCGGTGCTCGGCCTGACCGGCGCGGGTGGCGGCATCCTCGCAGTTCCGGCACTGGTGGCCGGCATGGGCTGGCCGATGCAGCAGGCGACGCCGGTTGCGCTGGTTGCCGTGGCGGGCAGCGCTGCGATCGGCGCGCTTGAAGCATTCCGGCAGCGGCTCGTCCGTTACCGCGCTGCGCTGTTCATGGCCGCAGCGGGTGTGCCGCTGACCTCGCTTGGCGTGCGCCTTGCCCACGCGTTACCGCAACGCGTGCTATTGGCGCTGTTTGCCACCGTCATGCTGGTGGTGGCCGGAAGGCTGTTATCACAGGCTTTGCGGCGCGCACGCCCGGACAGCGCGGACTCGCGGTTTTGCGTTGGCCACATCAATCCCGATACCGGGCGGCTGATCTGGTCGTGGACGACTGGGGCCGCGCTTGCGGCGACCGGCGCGTTGACCGGGCTAATGACGGGACTGCTCGGGGTGGGCGGCGGCTTCATCATCGTGCCAATGCTGCGCAAGCTGACCAACGTGTCGATGCATGGGATCGTCGCCACGTCGCTGATGGTGATCGCTCTGGTCGGCAGCGGCGGTGTTGTCGCGACGGTCCTGCACGGCGCGCCGCTGCCGCTCGAGCTGACGCTCTGGTTCAGCCTGGCGACGGCCGCCGGCATGGTGACCGGGCGGCTGGCCTCACACCGTCTCTCGGCGCTGCATGTGCAGGTGGGTTTCGCGGGGGTGTTGATCTGCGTGGCGCTCGGGATGATGGCAAAGGCCGCGCTAGGCGGGTGA
- a CDS encoding DsrE family protein, with the protein MRNSHIYLNQGFTISDYNPCATVVKSQSTMYKVKTFAATAALAAASLSAHAGTMDSPDFWNTPTVHDYGKMHFLPNSAFKPQPGHTYKVVFALTQGGQKPDEVSPALDHVARAVNLYVASGVPLSKLKFVAVASGSATSLVLDDAHYRAQFGVANPNLPLIAELKKDGITIAVCGQAMAEHHFEDDWIAPGVTLSLSALTTVTTLQQAGYALMPL; encoded by the coding sequence ATGAGGAACAGTCATATCTATCTAAATCAGGGCTTTACCATCTCTGATTACAACCCTTGCGCGACTGTAGTGAAGTCGCAATCAACCATGTACAAAGTTAAAACTTTCGCAGCTACCGCAGCGCTCGCTGCCGCTTCATTGTCCGCCCACGCAGGCACGATGGATTCACCCGACTTCTGGAACACACCGACCGTGCACGACTACGGCAAGATGCATTTTTTGCCGAACAGCGCTTTCAAGCCACAACCGGGTCATACCTACAAAGTTGTCTTCGCCTTGACGCAAGGGGGCCAGAAACCCGACGAGGTGAGTCCGGCGCTTGATCACGTTGCGCGCGCGGTGAATCTCTACGTGGCGTCGGGCGTGCCTTTGAGCAAACTCAAATTCGTCGCGGTCGCCTCTGGCTCAGCCACGTCGCTGGTGCTCGACGACGCGCACTACCGTGCGCAGTTCGGTGTGGCCAACCCCAATCTGCCGTTGATCGCGGAACTCAAGAAGGACGGCATCACGATCGCGGTGTGTGGCCAGGCCATGGCAGAACACCACTTCGAGGATGACTGGATCGCCCCTGGAGTAACGCTGTCGTTGTCCGCACTGACCACCGTGACAACCCTGCAGCAAGCAGGTTACGCGCTAATGCCGCTCTGA
- a CDS encoding heavy metal sensor histidine kinase yields MRGRSLTAMLSLAFGGTTLAVFVLVGSFVYIALDRQVKAQDDLDIVLAARHTRRLAQEIDTIAGIREHADRLTSIVLGNQAMAMEMKDSSGRVLIEHNTADTIGAAAASTARGNAAANVKRVPASERITDGAIAEWHARNGEPIRGVVADVLLSDGEVATVLVARNMRDRWLLLDHYRDNLHVAGALGVLLVFLLSYLLIRALLRPLRDIAASAGRVTVDRLDTRIAAESVPRELEMLVASLNEMLARLDSGFRHLSQFTADLAHDMRTPLGNLRGATEVALARPRSSDEYQTLLESNLEECDRLSRMIENVLFLARAEHPQFVKNTRVFNVGQELTRIAEYFEGPAEDAGVIVRVVGGGRLTADIELFRRAVSNLLANALRHTPRGGEIVLEAKDANDELRVLVANQGTPIDATHLERIFDRFYRVDPSRTNPPQSPGSGCHSGSAGLGLAIVRTVMELHGGTVHAKSDANGTRFILTFLRCSGDFQEHVAPSLRTSG; encoded by the coding sequence ATGCGGGGCCGCTCGCTTACCGCGATGCTCTCTCTCGCGTTCGGCGGCACGACGCTCGCGGTGTTCGTGCTGGTGGGCAGCTTTGTGTATATTGCGCTCGATCGTCAGGTCAAGGCGCAGGACGATCTCGATATAGTGCTCGCCGCGCGTCACACGCGACGACTCGCGCAGGAAATCGACACCATCGCTGGCATCCGCGAGCATGCCGATCGCCTGACCAGCATCGTGCTCGGGAATCAGGCGATGGCGATGGAGATGAAAGACTCCAGTGGACGGGTCCTGATCGAACACAACACAGCGGACACGATCGGCGCTGCAGCAGCATCGACCGCGCGCGGCAACGCGGCCGCCAACGTCAAGCGAGTCCCGGCGTCGGAGCGCATCACCGATGGGGCGATCGCCGAATGGCATGCCCGCAACGGAGAGCCGATTCGCGGAGTGGTCGCGGACGTACTGTTGAGCGACGGCGAAGTAGCGACCGTGCTCGTCGCGCGTAACATGAGGGACCGCTGGCTTCTGCTGGATCACTATCGTGACAACCTCCACGTCGCCGGCGCCTTGGGTGTGCTACTGGTCTTTCTCTTGAGCTATCTGCTGATCCGCGCCTTGTTGCGACCGCTGCGCGACATCGCGGCGAGTGCGGGTCGGGTGACCGTCGACCGCCTGGATACTCGGATTGCCGCCGAATCCGTGCCGCGGGAACTCGAGATGCTAGTGGCTTCGCTGAACGAGATGCTCGCGCGGCTGGACAGCGGCTTCCGGCACCTGTCCCAGTTCACGGCAGATCTTGCCCACGATATGCGCACGCCGCTCGGCAATTTGCGAGGCGCGACCGAGGTCGCGCTCGCGCGGCCACGATCGAGCGACGAATATCAGACGCTGCTCGAGTCGAACCTCGAGGAATGCGACCGCCTTTCTCGGATGATCGAAAACGTGCTCTTTCTCGCGCGCGCGGAGCATCCGCAGTTTGTCAAGAATACGCGCGTGTTCAACGTCGGGCAGGAGTTGACGCGCATCGCCGAATACTTCGAAGGTCCCGCCGAAGACGCAGGCGTTATCGTGCGGGTGGTCGGCGGCGGCCGGCTAACTGCCGACATCGAACTGTTCCGGCGCGCGGTCAGCAATCTCCTCGCCAACGCATTGCGCCATACGCCGCGCGGCGGCGAGATCGTGCTCGAAGCCAAGGATGCAAACGACGAACTGCGCGTCCTCGTCGCGAACCAGGGGACGCCCATCGATGCCACACATCTCGAGCGGATCTTCGACCGCTTCTATCGGGTCGACCCGTCGCGCACCAATCCGCCGCAATCGCCGGGGTCGGGCTGCCACAGCGGATCGGCCGGACTTGGGCTCGCGATCGTTCGCACGGTCATGGAACTGCATGGCGGCACCGTTCACGCCAAAAGCGACGCAAACGGTACGCGTTTCATCCTGACGTTTTTGCGGTGTAGTGGGGATTTTCAGGAACACGTAGCGCCCTCGCTGCGTACCTCGGGATGA
- a CDS encoding energy transducer TonB, with protein MNMSIPGKARGALWPTETSRPRASNAMAIAIVAALAIEGALVAAVMSMRVPTPTPAPATPVMQMRFVKAVTPPPPPPPPPVIKKIVRQQSDVPAPRPIARPAAPAQQHVASPTVAPVAVATQDAPSNTQAAPSMPGPTAAASGNTTAAPAEPADIAIVCPVQAKPEMPPRALAEGIVGAVTARATIKGGKVVRVDIVKSTPPGVFDESVRRAMTQYQCKVDGNDQVVVEQSFDFTQTD; from the coding sequence ATGAACATGAGTATCCCCGGGAAAGCCCGCGGCGCGCTGTGGCCGACCGAGACGTCACGGCCACGAGCCAGCAACGCAATGGCGATCGCGATAGTCGCTGCGCTTGCGATCGAGGGCGCGCTAGTAGCGGCCGTGATGTCGATGCGGGTGCCGACGCCTACGCCAGCACCCGCGACGCCCGTTATGCAAATGCGGTTCGTAAAAGCCGTTACACCGCCTCCGCCCCCCCCACCGCCGCCAGTCATCAAGAAGATCGTGAGGCAGCAATCGGACGTGCCGGCGCCCAGACCCATTGCACGACCGGCCGCGCCAGCACAACAGCACGTTGCTTCGCCAACCGTCGCACCGGTCGCGGTCGCAACGCAGGACGCGCCCTCCAATACGCAGGCTGCGCCAAGCATGCCCGGCCCCACAGCCGCGGCGTCCGGCAACACGACGGCTGCTCCTGCGGAGCCGGCCGACATTGCAATCGTTTGCCCCGTCCAGGCCAAGCCGGAGATGCCGCCGCGAGCGCTCGCTGAGGGAATTGTCGGCGCAGTAACGGCGCGCGCCACGATCAAAGGCGGCAAGGTCGTCCGTGTCGACATCGTCAAGTCGACGCCCCCGGGGGTTTTTGACGAGTCGGTACGACGCGCGATGACTCAGTACCAATGCAAGGTCGACGGCAACGATCAGGTTGTCGTCGAACAGTCCTTTGATTTCACCCAGACAGACTAG
- a CDS encoding biopolymer transporter ExbD produces MIDIMMFLLVFFMLVMLRMIQGTGLKLELPQSSTAARLDTVTVTVGVEKDGELHLDRNDISAPQLTARLKDMEATKQVNVTIAGDKGVEYETIIKTMDLVRSAGISSVALATDVD; encoded by the coding sequence ATGATCGACATCATGATGTTCCTGCTGGTCTTCTTCATGCTGGTCATGCTCAGGATGATCCAGGGCACTGGCCTCAAACTGGAATTGCCGCAATCGTCCACGGCTGCGCGACTCGACACGGTCACCGTGACCGTGGGCGTGGAAAAGGACGGAGAATTGCACCTCGACCGGAATGACATCTCTGCGCCGCAACTGACCGCTCGCCTCAAGGACATGGAGGCCACAAAGCAGGTCAATGTCACGATCGCAGGCGACAAGGGGGTCGAATATGAAACGATCATCAAAACCATGGATCTGGTGCGCTCTGCGGGAATCAGTTCAGTCGCGCTCGCGACCGATGTGGACTAG
- a CDS encoding MotA/TolQ/ExbB proton channel family protein, translating into MLRSIIDSSVQSFGLLPLMALIFLAALAIIIERLIFFSTSVRRGSSLEYDLKQVGRARADDVQKLIHHYQGSVQSELMKSAIELQGQPAEHFEREVEESIMFQMRKLDRNLWVLDTAVTLGPLLGLLGTIIGMIGSFNILGASGTSDPMAVSGGIAHALIATACGLTIALVGVVALNYLNKRVRMVLLQMDLIKSMLVSRLAA; encoded by the coding sequence ATGCTTCGCAGCATTATCGATTCATCGGTTCAGTCATTCGGCTTGTTGCCTTTGATGGCACTGATCTTTCTGGCCGCGCTCGCCATCATCATCGAGCGCCTGATTTTCTTTAGCACCTCCGTGCGCAGAGGCAGCAGCCTGGAATACGACCTCAAGCAGGTCGGCCGGGCAAGGGCCGACGACGTCCAGAAACTGATTCACCATTACCAGGGATCGGTACAAAGCGAACTGATGAAGTCCGCGATCGAGTTGCAGGGCCAACCGGCCGAACACTTCGAGCGCGAAGTCGAAGAAAGCATCATGTTCCAGATGAGAAAGCTTGACCGCAATCTGTGGGTGCTGGATACCGCTGTGACGCTCGGGCCGTTGCTGGGCCTGCTGGGCACCATCATCGGCATGATCGGTTCGTTCAACATTCTGGGCGCGTCGGGTACCAGCGACCCGATGGCTGTGTCCGGCGGCATTGCCCACGCACTGATCGCCACTGCCTGTGGGCTGACGATTGCGCTCGTGGGCGTCGTGGCGCTGAACTACCTGAACAAGCGGGTACGGATGGTTCTTCTGCAGATGGATCTCATCAAGTCCATGCTCGTCTCGCGGCTCGCCGCGTGA